DNA from Thioclava sp. GXIMD2076:
GGTCGGGTCAACCCAACCCAGCTGAACGCGTGCGGTCATAACCATTGTCTGCGCATCTTCCAGCGAGACGTCGAACGCCTCCAGAAGACCGTCGTCTTTCTGGCGCTTGCCATCGACGGTGGTCCAGCCACCGGCCAGCTCCCAGTCGGCGCAGGTCGCGAAATCTTCCAGCGTCTTCACGCCGTCTTTTGCCAGCGCCTCGACCATCGGTGCGGTCAGACCTTCGACCTCGAAGAGGCTGTCCTCGGCACCAAGCGCGCGAGCGCTCTCGATGGCCTTGCGGTTCAGCTCCTCGATATAATCGCGGGCGCGGGCCTGGAGTTCCTCGGCGGTGCCATCATCGATACCTTCGATGGACATCAGCTCGTCGCTCTCGACATAGGCCACCTCCTCGAGAGTGGTGAAGCCTTCCGAAACCAGAAGTTGGGCAAAGAACTCGTCGATATCAAGTGCATCCACGAACAGTTTGGTCCGCTCTGCGAATTCGGCCTGACGGCGGCTCGATTCATCGGCCTCGGTCATGATGTCGATGTCGAGACCGGTCAGCTGCGAGGCAAGACGCACGTTCTGGCCGCGACGGCCGATGGCCAGCGACAGCTGCTCGTCGGGCACAACCACTTCAATCTTCTGCGCTTCTTCATCGAAGACCACTTTCGACACTTCTGCCGGCTGCAGCGCGTTCACGAGGAAGGTCGCGGTATCTTCGTTCCACGGAATAATGTCGATCTTCTCGCCCTGCAGCTCGCCCACGACGGCCTGCACACGCGAACCGCGCATACCGACGCAAGCGCCGACGGGGTCGATCGAATTGTCATGCGAGATCACGGCGATCTTCGCACGCGAGCCCGGATCACGGGCCACGGCCTTGATCTCGATGATGCCGTCATAGATCTCCGGCACTTCCATCTTGAACAGTTCCGCCATGAATTGCGGATCGGTGCGCGACAGGAAGATCTGCGGGCCACGGGTCTCGCGGCGCACGTCTTTCACGAAGCAGCGGATGCGGTCGCTCGGGCGGTAGGATTCGCGGCCGATCTTCTCGTTGCGGCGCAGGATACCCTCACCACGACCGATATCGACGATGATATTGCCGTATTCCTCGCGCTTGACCACACCATTGATGATGGTGCCCTTGCGATCCTTGAACTCGTCGAACTGGCGGTCACGCTCAGCTTCGCGCACGCGCTGCAGGATCACCTGCTTGGCGGATTGCGCGGCGATGCGGCCCAGATCGACCGGGGGAACCTCGTCGATGATCTCGTCACCGATCTCCGGCTCTGCCTTGTATTGCTTGGCCTGCTTGACGGTCAGCTCTGCCTGATAGTTTTCCAGATCTTCGTCGGCCACGACGGTGCGCACCCGCGTGAAGGTCGCACGACCGGTCTTGCGGTCGATATGGACGCGGATGTCCATTTCCGAGCCGTAACGGGACTTTGCCGCACGGGCCAGCGAATCCTCCATCGCCTCGATCACCAGATCGGGGTCGATCATCTTTTCGCGGGCCACGGCCTCGGCGGTCTGCAGCAGTTCAAGCTGGTTGGCAGAGGTGATTGCCATCACTCTTTCTCCTCGTCGGAAGCATCCGTATCCGTTTCGATCTCGTCGAATTGGGTTTCATCAATCGCACCAGAGGCTTTCTTCTGGCGCAGCATCTCGTCAATCAGGTCGTCGGTCAGCACGAGTTTTGCATCCGACAGCCAGTCGAATTGCAGACCGATGGTCACCGTCTCGCCCTGTTCTTCCAGCTCGAGAAGGACCTCCTCGCCCTCCGTGCCACGGATAAAACCTTTGAAGCGGCGGCGGCCGTCGATCATCTCGGAGGTCTCGATCTTCGCCTCGTAGCCTTCCCATGCGTCGAAATCCTTCAGACGCGTCAGCGGGCGGTCGATACCCGGCGAGGAGACCTCGAGATGGTAATTCTCCTCGATCGGGTCTTCCACATCCAGAACGGCACTCACCGCGGTCGAGATCTTGGCGCAATCGTCCACGATGATACCGCCCTCGGGGCGATCAGCCATGATCTGGAGCGTTGCCGTCCTGCCGCCCTGCAGGCGGATACGAATCAACTCGAAACCCAGCCCCTCAATGGTGGGCTGAACAATATCTGCCAAACGCCGGTCGATGGCGGTCTTTGCGATGAGGTCGGTCATGTCCGTCCTTCGTTGAATGCCTTGACCCGTATAACAAAAAACGGGCCAAGCGGCCCGTTACATAGGTTCGGTGGATGCCGAGCCAAGCCCGACACGCCGCTGTTGGCCCTGTCTATAGCTTACAGAACGCCTGTTTGCAAGCGTTTCGCGCAGGCCCCGCTTTCGGAGCCTCAGCGACGCAGCCTGTCCATGATGCCCACCAGCGCCTGCGTGATACGCGGCTCCGACAGCGCATGCCCCGAGGCTGGCACCATCTGCAGTTCGGCCAGCGGCCAGT
Protein-coding regions in this window:
- the nusA gene encoding transcription termination factor NusA, with product MAITSANQLELLQTAEAVAREKMIDPDLVIEAMEDSLARAAKSRYGSEMDIRVHIDRKTGRATFTRVRTVVADEDLENYQAELTVKQAKQYKAEPEIGDEIIDEVPPVDLGRIAAQSAKQVILQRVREAERDRQFDEFKDRKGTIINGVVKREEYGNIIVDIGRGEGILRRNEKIGRESYRPSDRIRCFVKDVRRETRGPQIFLSRTDPQFMAELFKMEVPEIYDGIIEIKAVARDPGSRAKIAVISHDNSIDPVGACVGMRGSRVQAVVGELQGEKIDIIPWNEDTATFLVNALQPAEVSKVVFDEEAQKIEVVVPDEQLSLAIGRRGQNVRLASQLTGLDIDIMTEADESSRRQAEFAERTKLFVDALDIDEFFAQLLVSEGFTTLEEVAYVESDELMSIEGIDDGTAEELQARARDYIEELNRKAIESARALGAEDSLFEVEGLTAPMVEALAKDGVKTLEDFATCADWELAGGWTTVDGKRQKDDGLLEAFDVSLEDAQTMVMTARVQLGWVDPTELEAAADVEEAEGEEPKA
- the rimP gene encoding ribosome maturation factor RimP; this translates as MTDLIAKTAIDRRLADIVQPTIEGLGFELIRIRLQGGRTATLQIMADRPEGGIIVDDCAKISTAVSAVLDVEDPIEENYHLEVSSPGIDRPLTRLKDFDAWEGYEAKIETSEMIDGRRRFKGFIRGTEGEEVLLELEEQGETVTIGLQFDWLSDAKLVLTDDLIDEMLRQKKASGAIDETQFDEIETDTDASDEEKE